One genomic segment of Clostridium saccharoperbutylacetonicum N1-4(HMT) includes these proteins:
- a CDS encoding NifU family protein, whose protein sequence is MKELIVKSLDKIRPILQRDGGDVELVDVSEDGIVSVKMQGACGNCPGAMMTIKMIIEEKLKEEVPGIKKVIGV, encoded by the coding sequence ATGAAAGAATTAATAGTAAAGTCATTAGATAAAATCAGACCAATTCTTCAAAGAGATGGTGGAGATGTTGAATTGGTAGATGTAAGCGAAGATGGTATTGTAAGTGTTAAGATGCAAGGGGCTTGTGGTAATTGTCCAGGAGCAATGATGACAATAAAAATGATTATTGAAGAGAAGTTAAAGGAAGAAGTTCCAGGAATTAAAAAAGTTATAGGAGTTTAA